A single region of the Pseudomonas granadensis genome encodes:
- the gloA gene encoding lactoylglutathione lyase, whose protein sequence is MSLHELNTFPGVTATPDSATRNFVFNHTMLRVKDITKSLDFYTRVLGFSLVEKRDFPEAEFSLYFLALVDKSQIPADAAARTEWMKSIPGILELTHNHGTENDAEFAYHNGNTDPRGFGHICISVPDIVAACARFEELGCDFQKRLTDGRMKSLAFIKDPDGYWVEIIQPAPL, encoded by the coding sequence ATGAGCCTGCACGAACTCAACACATTCCCCGGTGTCACCGCCACCCCGGACAGCGCAACCCGCAACTTCGTTTTCAACCACACGATGCTGCGCGTCAAAGACATCACCAAGTCCCTGGACTTCTACACCCGCGTACTGGGTTTTTCGCTGGTCGAAAAACGCGACTTCCCGGAAGCCGAATTCAGCCTCTACTTCCTTGCTCTGGTCGACAAATCGCAAATCCCTGCTGACGCCGCTGCTCGCACCGAATGGATGAAGTCGATTCCGGGGATTCTCGAATTGACTCACAACCACGGCACCGAGAACGATGCCGAATTCGCCTATCACAATGGCAATACCGACCCGCGTGGTTTCGGCCACATCTGTATTTCCGTGCCGGACATCGTTGCGGCGTGTGCACGCTTCGAAGAACTGGGCTGCGATTTCCAGAAGCGCCTGACTGATGGACGGATGAAGAGCCTGGCGTTTATCAAGGATCCGGATGGTTACTGGGTTGAGATCATTCAACCGGCGCCGTTGTAA
- a CDS encoding DUF4946 domain-containing protein has product MIRLFKSLCVFSALSFAAVCVAANEPGITWPAGWQVEALPAATAQVSRQRAVKTDADGNQVMVMELTMTEVEKDHQVNLRGVLLEMRKSIQKDFFQSGYQSVCNKVHAATLGTLSALETTCTITENGRHVLSQTLVAAVEADKAYVLSYAGQAEAYKASADEIVAVRNSLKL; this is encoded by the coding sequence ATGATCCGACTGTTCAAATCCCTCTGTGTGTTTTCTGCCTTGTCGTTTGCGGCTGTGTGCGTGGCCGCGAACGAGCCAGGTATCACCTGGCCAGCCGGCTGGCAGGTCGAAGCGTTGCCCGCGGCGACTGCGCAGGTTTCCCGTCAACGGGCGGTGAAAACGGATGCCGATGGCAATCAGGTGATGGTGATGGAGCTGACCATGACCGAAGTCGAAAAGGACCATCAAGTCAATTTGCGGGGTGTGCTGCTGGAGATGCGCAAATCGATTCAGAAGGATTTTTTCCAAAGCGGCTACCAGAGTGTCTGCAACAAAGTGCACGCCGCGACACTGGGAACTTTGTCTGCGCTGGAAACCACTTGTACGATCACTGAAAACGGACGCCATGTACTGTCGCAAACCCTCGTCGCGGCAGTCGAGGCGGACAAGGCCTATGTACTTTCCTATGCGGGGCAGGCCGAGGCTTATAAAGCCAGTGCAGACGAGATAGTGGCGGTGAGAAACAGCTTGAAACTTTAA
- the ahpF gene encoding alkyl hydroperoxide reductase subunit F yields MLDANLKAQLKSYLERVTQPIEIVASLDDGAKSREMHDLLKDVASLSSQITLIDNGDDARKPSFSINRPGADISLRFAGIPMGHEFTSLVLALLQVGGHPSKASVEVIEQIRSLKGEFSFETYFSLSCQNCPDVVQALNLMAVLNPNIRHVAIDGALFQDEVNDRKIMAVPSIYLNGENFGQGRMGLEEILAKLDTGAIERQAEKISAKEAFDVLVVGGGPAGASAAIYAARKGIRTGVAAERFGGQVLDTMAIENFISVQETEGPKLATALEEHVKQYDVDIMNLQRADQLIPGKNGELHEVRFASGATLKARSVILATGARWREMNVPGEQEYRNKGVAYCPHCDGPLFKGKRVAVIGGGNSGVEAAIDLAGIVSHVTLLEFDVQLRADAVLQRKLHSLPNVTVITSAQTTEVTGNGEKVSGLRYKDRTTDELRTVELEGIFVQIGLLPNTDWLKGTIELSPRGEIIVDNRGETSIPGIFAAGDVTTVPYKQIVIAVGEGAKASLSAFDHLIRTSAPA; encoded by the coding sequence ATCCCGTGAAATGCACGACCTGCTGAAAGACGTTGCCAGTCTTTCGAGCCAGATTACTTTGATCGACAACGGTGACGATGCACGCAAGCCATCGTTTTCGATCAACCGCCCAGGCGCCGACATCAGTCTGCGTTTCGCCGGTATCCCGATGGGCCACGAATTCACCTCGCTGGTGCTGGCCCTGTTGCAAGTCGGCGGCCACCCGTCGAAAGCCAGTGTTGAAGTGATCGAGCAGATCCGCTCGCTCAAAGGCGAGTTCAGCTTCGAGACCTACTTCTCGCTGTCTTGCCAGAACTGCCCGGACGTGGTCCAGGCGTTGAACCTGATGGCCGTGCTCAACCCGAACATCCGTCACGTCGCCATCGACGGCGCGTTGTTCCAGGACGAAGTCAACGATCGCAAGATCATGGCTGTACCGAGCATCTACCTCAACGGCGAGAACTTCGGTCAGGGCCGCATGGGCCTGGAAGAGATCCTCGCCAAACTCGACACCGGCGCCATCGAGCGTCAGGCCGAGAAAATCAGTGCCAAAGAGGCGTTTGACGTGTTGGTCGTCGGCGGTGGCCCGGCCGGTGCTTCGGCAGCGATCTATGCGGCGCGTAAAGGCATTCGCACCGGCGTTGCGGCTGAGCGTTTCGGCGGCCAGGTGCTCGACACCATGGCCATCGAGAACTTCATTTCCGTACAGGAAACCGAAGGGCCGAAGCTGGCGACCGCGCTGGAAGAACACGTCAAGCAATACGACGTCGACATCATGAACCTGCAACGCGCCGACCAGCTCATCCCGGGCAAGAACGGCGAGCTGCATGAAGTCCGCTTCGCCAGCGGCGCGACACTCAAAGCCAGGAGCGTGATCCTGGCGACCGGTGCGCGCTGGCGTGAAATGAACGTGCCGGGCGAGCAGGAATATCGCAACAAAGGCGTGGCGTACTGCCCTCACTGCGATGGTCCACTGTTCAAAGGCAAGCGTGTCGCGGTGATCGGCGGTGGTAACTCCGGCGTTGAAGCGGCCATTGACCTGGCGGGTATTGTCTCGCACGTCACGTTGCTGGAATTCGACGTCCAGCTGCGCGCCGATGCCGTGTTGCAGCGCAAACTGCACAGTCTGCCAAACGTCACCGTGATCACCAGTGCGCAAACCACTGAAGTCACCGGTAACGGCGAGAAGGTCAGCGGTCTGCGTTACAAGGATCGTACGACCGATGAGTTGCGCACGGTCGAGCTGGAAGGCATCTTCGTGCAGATCGGTCTGCTGCCCAACACCGATTGGCTCAAAGGCACCATCGAGCTGTCGCCACGTGGCGAGATCATTGTCGATAACCGTGGCGAGACTTCGATCCCGGGGATCTTCGCTGCCGGTGACGTGACCACCGTGCCGTACAAGCAGATCGTGATTGCGGTGGGCGAGGGCGCCAAGGCTTCGCTGAGTGCTTTCGATCACCTGATCCGCACTTCGGCGCCGGCATAA